The Paenibacillus sp. FSL W8-0426 region CGAGACTGATAGCTTCCTTTTCCTCCGGGGATAGGGTATACGAGGATTCTCCCCCTTTAAGAGGTTTAGCGTACACATAAGAACCATCACGGTTAAAAATGCCCGTTAATACCATGCCATCTTGGCTGTCGTTGATCATGGCCACGGAGAAGCTGAGATCGCCGCCGTTTCCGCCAAAGGCATTGTACCGTTTTACGCCAACCTTGCTCTGGATGCGGGCCAGTTTCTGCGTAATCGTCTGCAACTGGTTCGTTTGCATCTGATGCCCATCCTCAATGCTATCCATTTGGATTTTGAGGTTGATCAGCAATGACTCCAAATCCTCGACGCCGCTGCCGGCCATCATTGCTTCGTATTTTCGCTTGAACTTTCGAAGTCTTGCTCCTTGGGCAATGCTCACAATCAATAAAATTACCGTCAATAATGCCAATCCGCCAATAATCCATAGCAGCTGTTCCAGAATCAGCTCGTTTATTTCAGCCATGTAGTGTAACTACCCCTCTGTTTGTTCAAATTCATGTTTGCGTCTGTTGCATCAAGACGGTATCCCACATGTTCCTATTGTTGCCTGGCGGCATTCCATTCCCTAGATTAACCTAACCCTCTTCTTCTAATCAACCCGAAAATTGTAACATGTAAACACCAAAAAGATACAAATATGGAAATCTACGCGGCGAATTCGTATTATAAAGGTGTCTTTCAGGTGAAAAGTCGTCCCTAAGTCTACTCTTATTCCATGTTTGCCAGCTCTTGTACAGCCTCGATGAGGGCATTCACCTCATCCTTTGTAGTACTGTATCCCACGCTTGCCCGTACGGCTCCACTTGCCGTCGTCCCCGCCGATTCATGCGCAAGCGGGCTGCAATGGAATCCTGCCCTTACGGCAATGCCGAAGCGCCGGTCAAGTTGAAATGCCAATTGGGCCGAATCGCAGCCTTCTAGGGTAAAGGATAACAAGCCTGTGCGTGGTTGATCAGGTTTCGGTCCCAGCATGTGTATGCCTTTAATCGAAGACAGTCCATTCATCATATGCTGAATGAGTCCCCATTCATGCTGGTATATTTGTGCCGGATCCAAGGAGGATACATGCCTCACACCTGCCTCCAATCCGGCTATGCCCACCGTATTCGGCGTTCCGGCTTCATATCGGTCCGGCCGAATAAGGGGTTGTTCAATGGCTTCGGACTGGCTCCCCGTTCCCCCGTGGATCAAAGGCTGCACATCGAGTTCCGGACCTATGTAGAGTCCACCCGTACCCTGTGGGCCGAGAAGTCCCTTGTGCCCGGGAAATGCAAGCATATCGATCTCCAACTGCCGTACGTTCAAAGGCAAAATTCCAGCGCTTTGAGCGGCATCTACAAGCAATGTCGCCTTATGTTTATGAGCGAGCAGCGCAATCTCGCCGATAGGAAGTATGCTCCCGAGCAAGTTCGAACTATGCGTGCACACGACCAGCCTGGTGTTAGGTTTGAACATGCGCTGCATTTGCGCTAAATCAACATCGCCGTTCTGATCGACACCAACATAATCCACCTCAACACAGCGAGTCCGTCGTAAATACTCCAGCGGTCGCCGTACCGAATTATGCTCGGCCATCGTCGCAATGACATGATCCCCATGACGAACCCATCCTTGGATGGCGATGTTTAACGCTTCCGTTGTATTTGCTGTAAACGAGATATCGTTGGCATTATGAATGCCCAACAAGTTGGCTATTGACTTTCTGGCCCCGAACAGCACCCGGCTTGCCGAAACGGCCATGCGGTGGCTCCCTCTTCCGGGGTTGGCCCCAGATTGTTGCAAGGCATTCACCATGGCTTCTGCAACGGCTGGCGGCTTCGGCCATGATGTCGCGGCATGATCAAGATATATAATGTCTTGCACCTGAACTACCACCTCTACTTCGATGATGGCCACTTTTTCATTATGCGAGAAAAAAAGAATAATGACATATCAAGTCTCCAGCGTTCGGAGGCGATATGTCATTCTCATGAGAGGCCCCGCTGATGTTGCCCTACTTGGCTCTATTGCAGCAACTCTAACAGCCGTTCCAAATCCTGTTTGCTGTAGTAGTTAAGCTCGATTTTGCCTTTGTCCTTATTATGTTTGATCTTTACAGTTGTTTTGAAGCGTTCGCGCAGCGATTCTTCCAGCGTATCAATAAAAGGGTCCTTTTTCTTCACCTTGGCTTTGGCCTTCGCCTCGCCCAACTTGGAACGGTCCAGTTGTTGAACGGCTTCCTCCAGCTCACGAACGCTCCATTCTTGATCGATGGCCTGTTTGGCCAACTGTTTCATCATGTCCTGATCTTTTAACCCCACAATAGCACGAGCATGGCCCATGGATAACGTTCCACGTGAAACATAATCCTTAACTTCCTCCGGCAAAGCCAATAACCTCAAGAAGTTGGCAATATGCGAGCGGGATTTCCCTACTTTCACAGACAGTTCTTCTTGCGTTAATGAGAACTGTTCCATTAAGCCTTGGTAAGCGACAGCAACCTCCATTGCATTCAGGTTCTCCCGCTGCAAATTTTCAATAAGTGCAATTTCCATCACCTGTTGGTCACTAAAGCTGCGTACGACAGCAGGTATGGTTGTATTGCCGCAATATTGAGAAGCTCTGAAACGACGCTCACCTGCAATGATTTCATATCCTCTCAGCACTGTTCTGACAATAATCGGTTGAATAACGCCATGCTGGCGGATCGATTCGGCTAATTCGTGTATTGCATCTTCGTCAAAAACTTTGCGGGGTTGATATGGATTGGCCCGCAACTGATTGAGGGGGATTTCCACGACTTTGTCATCGTCATTGATTGAAAGCGATGGGATCAGGGCATCCAGGCCTTTTCCAAGCCGCTTACTCATAAGAAATCACTTCCTTCGCGAGCTCTAAATATACTTCCGCCCCTCTGGACCGAGGATCATACGTAATAATCGATTGGCCATGCGATGGAGCTTCGCTCAATCGAACATTACGCGGAATAATGGTCTGATACACCTTCTGTTGGAAATACTTCTTCACTTCTTCAATGACCTGAATTCCCAGGTTCGTGCGTGCATCAAACATGGTAAGCAGTACGCCCTCAATTTGCAAAGACGTATTCAAATGTTTCTGCACCAAACGCACCGTATTAAGCAATTGGCTTAATCCTTCTAACGCATAGTACTCACACTGAATCGGAATGATCACCGAATCGGAGGCTGTTAACGAATTGATGGTCAACATGCCAAGGGAGGGTGGGCAGTCGATCAGTATGTAGTCATAATTTTTTTTCACTAGGGCGAGTGACTTTTTCAAACGAACTTCCCTGGAAATCGTAGAAACCAACTCGATTTCCGCGCCAGCCAGTTGAATTGTTGCAGGGATAATATGAAGTCCTTCGATTTTCGTTTCCAAAATGGCTTCTTGGGGATGAACCTCATTAATCAACACATCATATATGCAGTTGGCCACATCTGCTTTATTAATTCCAACTCCACTCGTTGTATTTCCCTGAGGGTCAATATCGACGAGCAATACCCTTCTCCCGAGCGAAGCCAGACCTGCACCCAAATTAACAGATGTCGTCGTTTTCCCCACACCGCCCTTTTGATTGGCTATGGTCATAATCTTAGACAATTACTTCACCTCAAATATAGGAGTCTTTTCTTGTAGGTTTAGGTTTATGAGATATCGTTAACTAAAAGCAGGTGGCGATCATCCATTGCTGCAACAACCGTTTGTGCACCCTCATTCCCTTTCGTGCTGTCCATTCATGGCTTGCGTAGATAAAAAAAGCGGCCATTGCCGCCTCAAAGCTTCAATTATTTGCGCTTAGGTATATGAATGACGATTTCATAATGGTCTTCATGGTCCGATTCTTTCGTCTTAATATCCATGCCTGAACCAGTGACCATATCAATCGATTGCCTGATCGTATTGAGGGCAAGCCGTACATCCTTCGTATAGGATATGCGCTTCGATTTTTTCACTTTGGATGCTTCTTTATAAAAGGCTACCCGCGCTTCCGTTTGCTTGACGTTCAGTTCTTTGTCGATAATTTCTCCGAGCAGCTTCATTTGCAATTCCTCAGTGTCGAGGGAAAGCAGGGCCCGTGCATGCCGTTCCGATATTTTTCGTTCCATCAACGCCGTTTTCACGCCTTCCGGAAGCTGAAGCAGCCGGATTTTGTTCGCAATCGTGGATTGGCTCTTGCCAAGACGTTGAGCAAGGCTCTCCTGCGTGAGCTGGTGCAGGTCGATCAACTTTTGATAAGCAACGGCTTCTTCAATGGAAGTAAGCCCTTCCCGCTGCAAATTTTCGATCAACGCAATCGATGCCGCCTGTGAGTCATTGAATTCGCGCACGATGGCGGGAATTTGCTCCATACCCAGCTTGCGAACCGCGCGCCAACGCCGCTCTCCGGCGATAATCTCATAGGAGCCATTTCTCACCCGAACCACGATGGGTTGGATTACCCCATGGGTTCTGATCGTTTGCAACAGTTCGTCAATTTTCTCATCATCGAAAATGGTGCGGGGTTGATACGGGCTGCTCACAATTTCATTCACCGGGATTTGTTTTATTTCGTCACCGTTATTACGCTCCGCCAAACCAAACAACTTCGAAAATTGTTCTTTCATTCCGTATACTACCACCTAGTTTCATAATAGCGCTCGTCTGAAATCGAGGGCTTCTTATTCCATGCAAAGGATGCACATATTTGGATATGTCCTAAATACTCTATCATTGGTCATGCTCATAAAATCGATCTATATCATTCAACGTAAAGGCGATGTCCGCCAAGAGCCGATACTTCTATTCTACCATCTTTTCTTTCATAATCCTATGCTTACCTATTCTTTAAAACGGCTCAATTTTCCTGCTTTTGATCACTTTGAGAATCAATATTTTGGTCTGCGTCCTACGCAGGAATCTTCAGATGTCTATGTCTTTCTGTCTTGTTGAATACAATGGCTTGGCCTATTGCCAAACAAGGCAAGTTGTTCCATCTTTTTTGGGGCACAGCATATTTTCAGATGGATTTCTGCAAATCAATGTTTCGTTTCCATATTGGCTGCGCGAATACAGATCTAGATAACCACAATAATAAATCGGACCAGGCGACTGCGAGTACAGTACCATCTTCCGATCTCTGTATATCCAAATTTTTTTTAAAAGGGAAATCCGGTGATCAGTCCATGCTCCCGGTCCAGCTTTCTTTCCGAAACTTATAAGCGACCGCTTTGCTTCTTCAGATTGTCCTGCCTTTCCGATCCAGACAACCTCCAATCCAAACCGCACCTCATATTATCTTTAGCAGCGCTTCTGATCTTTCATTCTTTTTCTCTTATTCAAAAACAAACCCATATCTTTTTCATAACTGGCTCCTCTCAAGGATTTGCAAACCTCATTTTACTATAGCCAACCATCGCGTGGGTTGATGCTTGTCTTCGTCCAATCCTAAGGATTGTTGCTCCTTTTACGTATAGAAAAAAAGAGAATGTTTCACGTGAAACATTCTCTTTCCCTTTTGAACATGCCCCTCATATTCTGTTATTGAATCAACGGGGTCTTCAACGGCGTCCCCGGCTTGCGTGGATATTTATGAGGTGTCTTATCAAACTTCTGTACCAAAATAATGTGGCGTGCCGATTCCTCTACAGGAAGCTGGAACGGATGTACAGCCTTTACGCGTCCCTTCAATTGATTGAAGCTGAACTCGGCTTCCTTCATTTCATCACGAGGGTCCCCGCCTTTCATCGCGGCGAAGAATCCTCCTTTTTGCACAAATGGCAGACAGAACTCATTCAGAACGGCAAGCTTGGCGACTGCACGCGCAGTGACGAGATCATAGCGATCCCGGTAACCTTCCTTGCGTCCCAATTCCTCCGCACGTCCATGAATCAACTCAACGTCAGTCAACCCCAGCGTGTCCACCACATGCTGCAAGAAACCAATCCGTTTGTTTAAAGAATCAATGATCGTGAGCTTGATATGCGGAAAACAGATTTTAAGCGGTATTCCGGGAAATCCGGCGCCCGAACCGATATCTGCAAGTCGCTCAACCTTCTCCATATCCACATAAAAGGCGAGCGAAACCGAATCGTAAAAATGCTTGGTATACACCTGCTCCCGCTCGGTGATTCCCGTCAAATTCATCTTTTCATTCCACGATACCAATTCCTGAAAATAAAGCTCGAATTGCTCCAGCTGGCGTTCATCCAGCTCCATTCCATGCTCCTTCAAGCGTAACTGCAGCTGCTGTTGAATCGTATCCATTATTGTCCCCTTGCTGCGGTTACGCGGTTATAGTGCTCCAGGTATACGAGCAAAATGGAGACGTCCGCCGGCGTAACCCCGGAGATCCGGGATGCCTGACCAATGGAGATTGGGCGGATTTTCGACAGCTTTTGTTTCGCTTCCATCGCCAACCCATGAACGTCATTGTATTCGATGTCGGCCGGAATTTTCTTTTTCTCCATCTTCTGCAAACGTTCCACGTGGATCAATTGCTTTTCGATGTAACCCGCATATTTGATCTGAATTTCGACCTGTTCCTTCATCTCAGCCGTCAATTCAACCTCGGAAGGAGAAATGTCTGCAATCCAATCGTACGTAATTTCCGGACGGCGCATCAAAGTGAGCAATGTGCTTCCATCTTGAATCGGCGCAGATCCGGCAGCCTCCAGTTTATCGTTAACATCAGCAGGACGCACTTTGGTCGCTTTCAAACGCGCAATCTCTGCCTCTACCTTCGCTTTTTTGTCCAGGAATTTGGCGTAACGTTCTTCCGTAATCAATCCGATATCGTGACCAATTTCCGTCAGGCGCAAGTCCGCATTGTCATGGCGAAGCAAGAGGCGATACTCGGCACGGGAAGTCAACAAGCGGTAAGGCTCGTTGGTTCCTTTCGTAACCAGATCATCGATCAGCACGCCGATGTAGCCTTGGGAACGATCAAGCACAACAGGCTCTTTGCCTTGCACTTTGCGCGCGGCATTAATGCCGGCCATGATTCCTTGCCCTGCGGCTTCTTCATAACCGGAAGTCCCGTTGATTTGGCCGGCAGTGAACAATCCTGGCAGCCGTTTGGTTTCAAGCGAAGGCCAGAGCTGGGTCGGAACCATGGCATCGTATTCGATCGCATAGCCGTTTCGCATCATTTCTACGTTTTCCATCCCCGGGATCGAACGCAGCATACGAAGCTGCACATCCTCAGGCAAGCTGGTGGACAACCCTTGTACGTAATACTCGGATGTATTCTTGCCTTCCGGTTCCAGGAAAATTTGATGTTTTGGCTTATCGCTGAAACGCACGATTTTATCTTCAATAGAAGGGCAATAACGCGGACCCGTTCCTTCGATCAAACCAGAGAACATCGGTGCGCGATGCAAGTTGTCGTTAATAATCTGATGCGTTTCGACCGAAGTATACGTCAGCCAGCAAGGCAGCTGCTCGTTGTCGGAAGATTCCGTTTCATAGGAAAAGAACTTCGGTTCGTCATCGCCAGGCTGAATTTCCGTTTTGCTGAAATCAATCGTGTCTTTATGCACGCGCGGAGGCGTCCCTGTTTTGAAACGAACCAGCTCAAATCCCAACTCGCGCAGATGTTCCGACAATTTCAACGAAGGCTGTTGATTGTTCGGCCCGCTCTCGTACATCAATTCACCCATAATGATTTTGCCGCGCAGGTATGTTCCTGTGGTCAGCACCACCGCTTTGGCACGATACTCGGTTCCCGTCTGGGTTACAACGCCAACGCACTGCCCGTCTTCAACAATCAAACGATCAACCATCCCTTGGCGCATCGTCAGGTTGCGTTCGTTCTCCATCGTTTCTTTCATGGTATGCTGATAAGAGAATTTATCCGCTTGCGCACGCAAAGCATGCACTGCCGGACCTTTCCCCGTGTTCAGCATCCGCATTTGAATAAACGTTTTGTCGATGTTGCGTCCCATTTCGCCGCCCAACGCATCGATTTCACGTACGACATGCCCTTTGGCCGGACCTCCAATCGAGGGGTTGCACGGCATAAATGCCACCATATCCAGATTGATGGTGATCATCAGCGTTTTGCTTCCCATGCGGGCTGCGGCCAGAGCAGACTCCACGCCTGCGTGGCCTGCACCCACAACAATGACATCATAATTTCCGCCATCATAAGCCATTTTCAATCTACCTCCTTATGCCTTCGCATAGCATCATCTATATCCAAATCAACCAACGACCGTAAACCCTTACTTGCCCAGACAGAACTGGGAAAAAATCTGATCAATCAGCGCATCATGCGCCGTATCGCCCACGATTTCGCCAAGCTGTTCCCATGCCAGACGCACATCGATCTGGATCATGTCGATCGGAATCAACTGTTCGGCGGCTTCGAAAGCATCGATCAGCGATTGTTTCGCCTTTTTGAGCAGGGCGATATGCCGCACATTGCTCACATACGTCAAATCCGAAGACTCCAGCTTACCGCTGAAGAACAAGGTAGAGATCGCTTCTTCCAAACGATCCACGCCCAGATCATCTTTGACCGACATCGGCACAAGCCGTTCCTCCGGAATGTAACGGAGCAGCACATCGCGCTCCACCTGAGGCGCCAAGTCCATTTTATTCATAATGACAATGGATTGTCTACCGCGGATTTGTTCCAGCAATTCGATCTCATCCTGATGCAGCGACTCCGCCGCATTGACGACCATCAGCAGCAGATCCGCTTCATTCACCGCAGAACGTGAGCGCTCGACTCCAATCTGTTCAACGACATCCATTGTCTCACGGATCCCTGCCGTATCCAGAAGCTTTAGCGGGATATTGTTGATTGTCACATATTCCTCGATGACGTCGCGGGTCGTTCCCGGAATGTCGGTGACGATCGCGCGATTATCCTGAGCCAGCGCATTCAGCAGAGAGGACTTGCCCACGTTCGGCCGCCCGACGATGGCGGTCGTAATGCCTTCACGCAGTATTTTCCCTTGTTCGGCCGTTGCAAGCAATTGATCAATTTCGTTGATGACCAGGCTCGATTTTTCCTTGATAAAGTCGGCCGTCAGAGATTCGACATCATGCTCCGGATAATCGATATTCACTTCGATATGGGCTAGTGTCTCCACCAACGTATGTCTAAGATCCCTGATTTTTGTCGACAGCTTGCCTTCGACTTGTTTCAAAGCGACCGAGAAAGCGCGATCGGACTTGGAACGAATCAGGTCCATAACCCCTTCCGCTTGCGAAAGGTCGATCCGTCCATTCAGGAAAGCCCGCTTCGTGAATTCGCCGGGTTCGGCCAGACGAATGTCCAGCTGCAGCAGCAGGTCCATGACCCGTTTGACCGACACGATGCCGCCATGGGCGCTGATCTCCACGACATCCTCTGTCGTAAAGGAACGCGGTGCCCGCATTACGGTAACCAGCACTTCTTCCACCTTTTCGCCACTGGCCGGATCGATAATGTGACCATAATGTACGGTATGAGAGTCTGCCTGAGACAAAGGCGTTTTACTCCGAAAAATTTTCTCCGTCTCCTTAACCGAGTCCGGGCCGCTCACGCGAATGACCGCTATGCCTGCTTCGCCCAGAGCCGTTGATATCGCTGTGATCGTATCGCTGATCATTGCTCATCTCTCCTTGATCTATTTCAAATTTCGTCCCACAGGACGCCATGGAATTTCGTTTTATACGTAAATGCAAAAGCTTATTAGTACGAAAAAAGCAATGGCTTCTGCACCGGGCAGGAAGCCATTGCGTCCTCAATGTCATGTTATTTCGTCGTAATGACCACACGCCGATTCGGCTCTTCGCCCTTGCTGTACGTCTTGATCTGCGGGTGGTTTTGCAGCTTCGCGTGAATCACCTTGCGCTCGAGCGGCGGCATCGGCTCCAGCATGACTTCCTTGCCGGTCCGAATGGCTTGTCCAGCAAGACGCTCAGCCAGATCTTCCAGCGTTTTACGTCTGCGCTGGCGGAAGTTTTCCGCATCCAGCACAATGCGCACGAAGCTCTCCGAATAACGATTGGCAACAATGTTCGTTAAATATTGAAGGGCATCCAGCGTTTGTCCACGTCTTCCAATAATCATGCCAAGGTCTTCTCCGGCAATGTTGAACAGGTGTCCATCCCGCTGTTTCTTGATGCTGACCTCAACGCTAAGTCCCATACCTGCTGCGACTTCCTTCAAAAAAGCAGCCGCTTCCTCATAGGGATTTTTCGCCGCGACGTCCTCAGGCGTTACATCCGCGCGGGGAGCATTCACGACTGGCTCGCTCGGCTGTGGTGGTGCCTCAGGAACAGGCAGCAGCCTGACTTCAACCTTGGCCGGTTTCACCCCGATCAAGCCCAGGAATCCTTTTGACGGCTGTTCTAACACTTGTATCTCGACCTTGTCCCTGCTCACGCCGAGTTCGGCCAATCCTTGGTTTACAGCATCTTCAATGGTTTTTCCTGACGTAATGACTTTGGTCATTTCGATTTTTTGGCCCCTTTCGACCGTTTGCCAGAGACGGTTGCCTTGCCGCCATTTTTGCGTTTAGCCCCGTTGTTGGAGCTGCTCTGCTTCACGTTCACCTCGGCTACGGCTTTGTCGTTATTCCGGTAAAGGAAGAAGTTTTGCACGATGGTGTAGATATTGCTGTAGAACCAGTACAACGGCAATGCCGAAGGGAACTGGTAGGACATGACAAAAATCAGGATCGGATATACCCATAACATGAATTGCATCGGTCCAACCTGCTGGGCCGGATTCATGCGCATCATCATCCAGGTTTGGACCCAAGTCGTGATCGCTGCCAGAATCGGCAAGATGAACAAGTGGTCCGGCGCTCCGAGCTGCAGCCATAAGAAATCATGCGTTCTCAGACTGGAGTTGCCGTAAATCGAGTTATAAAGTGCGATGTAAATCGGCATCTGAATCAGAAGCGGCAGACAGCCTGCCATCGGATTAACCTTGTTTTCCTGAAACAGTCGCATCGTTTCCTGCTGAACCTTCTCAGGTGTATCTTTATACTTTGCTTGGATTTCTTTCAATTGCGGCTGAATTGCCTGCATGGCCTTGGAACTGCGAACCTGTTTCATCGTCAGCGGCAGGATCAATGTCCGTACGATAAGCACCATCACAAGGACGGCCAGTCCATATTCACCGTTAAACCAGTTGGCAAATGTATCGAGCGCCAATGAGAACCAATACACTACATTGCTTTGCCAGAAAGATTCACTGTTCCTCAAGTCTTCCGTTGTTACACCGCTCCCTTGCGGAGTACATCCGGCGAGTACGGCGACCATTGCAATGACTGCAATAAGGAGAATCCACTTCCCCTTTGATGTCTTCAATCGCGACACTTCATAACCCCTCTCTTAACCATTCCATTCCACCGTAAATCATACCATATTCAGGAGGACAAATAAACCGAATACTATCGCTTGCTTGACTTCAAGAGGCTGCCCTTGCGCAAGACATGCAGCACGCTTTTTTCCATCTCCTGATAAGACATGGTCAAGGCTCCCTTTCGCACGATGAAAATCAGATCCATCTGGGTCACGATTTCCTGCTCGTGCCGTCTGACAATTTCCTTCACCATGCGTCTCATTCGGTTGCGAACGACAGCATTCCCGATTTTTTTGCTGCAGGACACTCCGACCCGGAATTGTTCGGTATCTTTACGGCGGCAGCCATACACTACGAATTGATGATTGGCGAACGATTTTCCATACCGGTATACGCGGTTAAAATCCGCCCGGTTTCGTAAACGCAGTCTTTTGTACACGGCGCTTCTCCTTGCTATTCTCCACCGTCCAACTTGACGGGGCTCCATTACTGATTTAGTATAGGCTTTCTTGCGTGGCGGTAAACCGCCGGAGCACAACTTGTTATATATGAAAAAGTACGTCGCACCGATGCCTGATCATACACGCCTGCGCCTAAAGCTGCGTCTCTCGCAATCTTTGGTTGGCTGTTGACTCCGGCTGCTTATGCTCTTGATATATATAAGGAAGTTTCCCGTTATCTTGTCGTGCATTGCATGAAAATCGGTTTAGCTTTGTAATGAAAAAAAAGACCACCGAAGTGGTCTTCTCATGCATTAAGCACTCAGGACTTTACGGCCTTTCAGGCGACGTGCAGCCAGAACTTTACGTCCGTTTTTTGTGCTCATTCTTTTACGGAAACCATGAACTTTTTTACGCTTGCTTACGTTCGGTTTGAATGTAGGTCTCAATGTATTGCACCTCCTTACAAGGAAATACTTATGTGATGAATCATTTTCATCTTCACAGAAAACACCTTTATATATTTAACCACGTCCCCATGCAAAAGTCAACTGAAAACGTATCCCCTCTTCCTCTTTTTCAAAAATATAGAATGATCCTCTCGCAAAAAGTTATCCCCAGCCTATGAGCAGGACCGTATTCTCCAATCCGATTCGATTTATCCACACCCGCGGAACGGATCAGCTTCATTCCCTTTTCGGCCTGGTTATACACATGTGGATAATCTTTTGTCCAGCTTCTTTTCTTTTTGCTTCAATATTCTGCCGTATTTTTTGATGATCTGTAATTTTCCGGGATTGAACTGGTTATGCTATCGTAGAAGCTTGAAATTTAATGTATTCGCT contains the following coding sequences:
- the mnmE gene encoding tRNA uridine-5-carboxymethylaminomethyl(34) synthesis GTPase MnmE, whose translation is MISDTITAISTALGEAGIAVIRVSGPDSVKETEKIFRSKTPLSQADSHTVHYGHIIDPASGEKVEEVLVTVMRAPRSFTTEDVVEISAHGGIVSVKRVMDLLLQLDIRLAEPGEFTKRAFLNGRIDLSQAEGVMDLIRSKSDRAFSVALKQVEGKLSTKIRDLRHTLVETLAHIEVNIDYPEHDVESLTADFIKEKSSLVINEIDQLLATAEQGKILREGITTAIVGRPNVGKSSLLNALAQDNRAIVTDIPGTTRDVIEEYVTINNIPLKLLDTAGIRETMDVVEQIGVERSRSAVNEADLLLMVVNAAESLHQDEIELLEQIRGRQSIVIMNKMDLAPQVERDVLLRYIPEERLVPMSVKDDLGVDRLEEAISTLFFSGKLESSDLTYVSNVRHIALLKKAKQSLIDAFEAAEQLIPIDMIQIDVRLAWEQLGEIVGDTAHDALIDQIFSQFCLGK
- the rsmG gene encoding 16S rRNA (guanine(527)-N(7))-methyltransferase RsmG is translated as MDTIQQQLQLRLKEHGMELDERQLEQFELYFQELVSWNEKMNLTGITEREQVYTKHFYDSVSLAFYVDMEKVERLADIGSGAGFPGIPLKICFPHIKLTIIDSLNKRIGFLQHVVDTLGLTDVELIHGRAEELGRKEGYRDRYDLVTARAVAKLAVLNEFCLPFVQKGGFFAAMKGGDPRDEMKEAEFSFNQLKGRVKAVHPFQLPVEESARHIILVQKFDKTPHKYPRKPGTPLKTPLIQ
- a CDS encoding AAA family ATPase gives rise to the protein MSKIMTIANQKGGVGKTTTSVNLGAGLASLGRRVLLVDIDPQGNTTSGVGINKADVANCIYDVLINEVHPQEAILETKIEGLHIIPATIQLAGAEIELVSTISREVRLKKSLALVKKNYDYILIDCPPSLGMLTINSLTASDSVIIPIQCEYYALEGLSQLLNTVRLVQKHLNTSLQIEGVLLTMFDARTNLGIQVIEEVKKYFQQKVYQTIIPRNVRLSEAPSHGQSIITYDPRSRGAEVYLELAKEVISYE
- a CDS encoding ParB/RepB/Spo0J family partition protein, whose product is MSKRLGKGLDALIPSLSINDDDKVVEIPLNQLRANPYQPRKVFDEDAIHELAESIRQHGVIQPIIVRTVLRGYEIIAGERRFRASQYCGNTTIPAVVRSFSDQQVMEIALIENLQRENLNAMEVAVAYQGLMEQFSLTQEELSVKVGKSRSHIANFLRLLALPEEVKDYVSRGTLSMGHARAIVGLKDQDMMKQLAKQAIDQEWSVRELEEAVQQLDRSKLGEAKAKAKVKKKDPFIDTLEESLRERFKTTVKIKHNKDKGKIELNYYSKQDLERLLELLQ
- the noc gene encoding nucleoid occlusion protein, which encodes MKEQFSKLFGLAERNNGDEIKQIPVNEIVSSPYQPRTIFDDEKIDELLQTIRTHGVIQPIVVRVRNGSYEIIAGERRWRAVRKLGMEQIPAIVREFNDSQAASIALIENLQREGLTSIEEAVAYQKLIDLHQLTQESLAQRLGKSQSTIANKIRLLQLPEGVKTALMERKISERHARALLSLDTEELQMKLLGEIIDKELNVKQTEARVAFYKEASKVKKSKRISYTKDVRLALNTIRQSIDMVTGSGMDIKTKESDHEDHYEIVIHIPKRK
- a CDS encoding DUF4446 family protein; protein product: MAEINELILEQLLWIIGGLALLTVILLIVSIAQGARLRKFKRKYEAMMAGSGVEDLESLLINLKIQMDSIEDGHQMQTNQLQTITQKLARIQSKVGVKRYNAFGGNGGDLSFSVAMINDSQDGMVLTGIFNRDGSYVYAKPLKGGESSYTLSPEEKEAISLAQQAE
- the mnmG gene encoding tRNA uridine-5-carboxymethylaminomethyl(34) synthesis enzyme MnmG; its protein translation is MAYDGGNYDVIVVGAGHAGVESALAAARMGSKTLMITINLDMVAFMPCNPSIGGPAKGHVVREIDALGGEMGRNIDKTFIQMRMLNTGKGPAVHALRAQADKFSYQHTMKETMENERNLTMRQGMVDRLIVEDGQCVGVVTQTGTEYRAKAVVLTTGTYLRGKIIMGELMYESGPNNQQPSLKLSEHLRELGFELVRFKTGTPPRVHKDTIDFSKTEIQPGDDEPKFFSYETESSDNEQLPCWLTYTSVETHQIINDNLHRAPMFSGLIEGTGPRYCPSIEDKIVRFSDKPKHQIFLEPEGKNTSEYYVQGLSTSLPEDVQLRMLRSIPGMENVEMMRNGYAIEYDAMVPTQLWPSLETKRLPGLFTAGQINGTSGYEEAAGQGIMAGINAARKVQGKEPVVLDRSQGYIGVLIDDLVTKGTNEPYRLLTSRAEYRLLLRHDNADLRLTEIGHDIGLITEERYAKFLDKKAKVEAEIARLKATKVRPADVNDKLEAAGSAPIQDGSTLLTLMRRPEITYDWIADISPSEVELTAEMKEQVEIQIKYAGYIEKQLIHVERLQKMEKKKIPADIEYNDVHGLAMEAKQKLSKIRPISIGQASRISGVTPADVSILLVYLEHYNRVTAARGQ
- a CDS encoding aminotransferase class V-fold PLP-dependent enzyme: MQDIIYLDHAATSWPKPPAVAEAMVNALQQSGANPGRGSHRMAVSASRVLFGARKSIANLLGIHNANDISFTANTTEALNIAIQGWVRHGDHVIATMAEHNSVRRPLEYLRRTRCVEVDYVGVDQNGDVDLAQMQRMFKPNTRLVVCTHSSNLLGSILPIGEIALLAHKHKATLLVDAAQSAGILPLNVRQLEIDMLAFPGHKGLLGPQGTGGLYIGPELDVQPLIHGGTGSQSEAIEQPLIRPDRYEAGTPNTVGIAGLEAGVRHVSSLDPAQIYQHEWGLIQHMMNGLSSIKGIHMLGPKPDQPRTGLLSFTLEGCDSAQLAFQLDRRFGIAVRAGFHCSPLAHESAGTTASGAVRASVGYSTTKDEVNALIEAVQELANME